The DNA region CCCCGGACGGCGCTGCTCGGCGCCCCGCCCGGGCTGGCCGTCACCGACCTCGGCCCCCGGCCGCCCAGCCGCTTCGTCGGGTACGTCACCACGCCCGAGCTGGCCGGGACGCCCGCCGTCCGGGCGCTGATCCGCGAACTGCGCGCGCTGCCGCTGCCGGCCGGGCTGAGCGCCGCCTAGTCTTCGACGCTCTCCCGGAGCCTGCGGAACTCGGCGGCCAGCGCGTCCGGGGTGTAGTGGGCGTTGAGACCGCTCGGGCTGGGACGATCGGCCCGCCGGTCGCGCAGCCACCGCAGGCCGAGGACCACCACGGCCGCGTACGTCCAGCCCGCGAGGATGTCCACGATGAAGTGCTCGGCGCCGTAGACCAGGGTGAACGCCATCGCGAGCGGATAGGCGACCAGCAGCGCCCGCAGCCGGGGCCCGGCGGTCGGCCAGAAGAGGAAGAGCAGCATCGCCGGGTAGGCGGAGTGCAGCGAGGGCATCGCGGCGACGTCGTTGGCGAACTGGCTGCCGTTCTCCAGCAGCGAGTCGGCCTGCGGCAGGCCCATGGTGGAGATGGTCTCCCAGACCACCCGGTGCAGCGGCGGCAGGTTGCCCTGCTGGGCGACCAGCCACGGCGGGTCGGCCGGGTAGAGCAGGTAGGTGGCGAAGCCGGCGAAGGTCAGCGTGAAGTAGCAGGCGAGCAGCTGCCGGAAGCGCTGGTGGGAGCGCCGCCAGAGCACGGCGAGCAGGACGAAGACCACGAGGAAGTGGGAGAGGTAGACAGCCGTCGCCGCGTAGTCGTACCAGTGCGGTGAACCCGGGGTGTAGAGCGCGTGCTGGATCCGTACGGTCCAGGTCTCGCCGAGGCCGAGCACCTCGTCGGCGCGCAGCTGGGGCAGCCAGTGCGGGGCCCACGGGGTGTGCGCGCCGTAGCCGCGCAGCAGGGAGTAGACCCAGACCACGGCCATCACCGGGATCCAGTCGCGCAGCACCGGCAGGAAGCCGCGCGGGCCGTGGCCGCTGTGGAGGGCGGCGGTCAGCAGGGCGCCGATCAGCCAGAGGAACACCACGTCGTTGGCGAAGGCCATGCCCTGGGTGGCCAGGAACCAGACGAAGCCGGTCAGGTAGGCCGGCCAGGCCAGCAGCCGCAGTCTCGACAGGCCGGTTCGGTGGTCGGGGGCGGTCGCGGGGCGCAGTCGTCCGGCCCGCACCGGGGGCGGTGGGGCCGGGCTGAGCAGCTTCGTCATGCTCACTGAAACTAGCAACGCAAGCTTGGAGGACTCTGGGTGAACTATGACCGCCTCGTAAGAAAATCGCAGGCTTGGGTCAAATCTCGCCGGGCAGGCGGGCAGGCGGGCAGGCGGGCAGGTGGGCAGGCGGGTCAGGCGGGTCAGGCCACGATGCCGAGGTCGTGCGGGGTGTTGTTGAAGCGCCGCCCGCCGTTCGCGGTCACGGTGACGATGTCCTCGATCCGCACCCCGAACCGCCCCGGCAGGTAGACGCCCGGCTCGATCGAGAAGCACATGCCGGGCACCAGCGGCCGCTCCTCGCCCTCGACCAGGTACGGCGGCTCGTGGGTGGTGATGCCGATGCCGTGGCCGGTGCGGTGGATGAAGTACTCGCCGTAGCCGCCCTCGGTGATCACCCGGCGGGCGATCCGGTCGATCTCCTGGCAGCTCACCCCGGGCCGGACCGCCTCGAAGGCGGTCTGCTGGGCGAGCCGGACCAGGTCGTGCACCTTCCGCACCTCGGCCGGGGCGTCCGGGCCGACGTGCACGGTGCGGGTGGTGTCGGAGCCGTAGCCGTCCTTGAGGCCGCCGAAGTCCAGCACCACGGTGTCGCCGGGCCGGATGATCCGGTCCCCGGCCTCGTGGTGCGGGTTGGCGCCGTTGGGGCCGGAGCCGACCACGGTGAAGTCGACCTGGCTGTGCCCGTACTGGATCAGCAGCGCGCCGAGGTCGGCGGCCACGTCGGTCTCCCGGCGGCCGGCGAAGGCGACCTCCAGGATGCTCCGGTAGGCGGCGTCCGCGGCGCCGCCGGCCGCGGCCAGGCGGGCCAGCTCCTCGGCGTCCTTGACCGCGCGCAGCATCGGCAGGGTCTCGGTGAGCGAGGTGAAGACGGTGCCGGGAAGGGCGGACTGGAGGCCGAGCAGGTGCATCGCCCAGGCGTTGTCGGAGATGCCGTAGCGCCCGGCCGGGTCGAACAGCGGGCCGGCGGTGGCGTACGGGTCCTCGCCGTCGGACCAGTCGAGCAGGTCGACGGCCGGGGCGCCGACCGCCTTCTCGGCGTCCGGGCGCTCCAGCTTGGGGACGATCAGCGCGGGGCGGCGCCCCGCGCTGAGGACGAGCGCGGTGAGCCGCTCGGTGATCGCGGTGGGCTGGTAGCCGCACAGGTAGGTCAGGTCGGGGCCGGGGGCGACCACCAGGCCGGCCAGACCGGCGGCGGTCGCCTCGGCGGTGGCCCGGGCCATCCGGGCGGTGTGGTCCTCGGTGGTGAACGGACGGGTCACGGTTCTGCCTCCTCGGGGGCCGGACGAACTGCTTCCTGCACTTCCTTGGATGTTCAACTGCACCACAGTCAGCGGTTGTTGGCGTAGACCCCCGGCGGTGCCGGGAGACCATCGGACGGATTCCGGGTCAGGACGACGTGCTTCCTACGGCGCCGCGCAGCTCCTGGGCCTCCTGGGCCTCCTGGACGGCTGGCTTGGCGGTGGCCCCAGGCGAGCGCCGACCCGGCTTGCGCAGCCGCCGGAACAGGTACGGGATCAGCAGCCGAGGATCAGCGGACCGGCGCCGACGATCCCGGTGCACGACCCCACTGGCACCAGACGGCCGCGAAGCCGAGCGGCTTCGACAGGCCCTCCGGGGCCCGGCGGTGGATCCCGCCCTCCCGGCCGGAGGCCGGCTCGGCGGAGATCGGCGCGGTCGGCGGCAGGGACACCCCGGCGGGCTCTCCCGGACCGGGTGGGGCGAGCCCGGGGAACTCACGCGGCCATGGAACTCACGCGTCCGTGGAACTCATCGGTCCTCCTCCGGTACGGCCCCGGTCGGCTGCGCGGGGTGTGCCGCCGGGAGGGACCCCGGGGGCAGGCCGTACCCGGTCAGTTCACCCGGTTGCCCCGTCCTCCGCATGCGGCATGCGCCCGTGCGGGTGATCGGCGGTCAGCTGGGTGTCGATGTCGCGGCGCTGAAGCCGCTCGCCGACCCGCTGCGCCTCGCCATCCTCGGCGCCCTGAAGTCCGCCGAGGACCGCCCGCGGACCGCCAAGGAGCTCGCCGCCGAGCTCGGTGAGCCGCAGACCAAGCTCTACCGGCACATCGAGCAGCTGGAGAAGGCCGGGCTGATCCTGGTGGCCGGCACCCGGCTGGTCTCCGGCACCGTGGAGAGCCGCTACCGGGTCGCCCAGGACTCGATCCGGCTCGCCCCGGAGATGTTCACCACCGACTCCCCGGCCCGCTCCGGGGCGTACGACGCGATGCTGGCCACGCTCGACCGGGTCCGCGGCGACTTCCGCAGCCAAGTGGCCGACGGACGGCTGGGACTTCGGCCAGTCGTAGGACGGTTCGGGCACTCCGTCCGGCCTGTTCGCGAACTTCGCGCTGCGGATCCGCCCGGAGCGGCCGGCCCGGCTGCACGCCCAACTGCAGGAGATCCTCGACGAGCTGGCGGCGGAAGCTCCGAGTACTGTCGATGACGCCGTGGACGTCACCTCTTCACCTGCTCTACGGTCTTCGGCCGGGCACGGAATCATAAATTCCGCGCCTACTGTCGGTGTGGTGGGACACCATGTCCGGCATGTCGTATGAACTCCAAGCGCTGATAGGCACGTTGGAGCTGCTGACGGTGGCGGCGGCGGAAGTGCCGGTGGCCCGGGTGGTGCCGCTGGCGCAAGGGCTGGCGCTGATCCCGGTCACCTCCGCCGTGCTGGCCGCGCTCCAGGGCGACGGCGTCGTGCCCAAGTCCGGCAGCGGGGCGGGATTCGGCTGGCACCCGGACGGCTTCGAACTCCGGCTCGCCGCCTGGTCCAAGGCCGGTCCGATCGCCTGCGTCGAGGCCGAGTTCTGGGGCGGCAACGGCACCCAGCGGGCCGCCGTCTGGTCGGACGGCCGGGTCGTCCTGGGGCCGCTCACCATGGGCGAGTTCGAGCCGGCACCGGCCGAGGGCACGCCGATCTCCCGGGTCCTGCGGCGGCTCGGCGGGTACGTCGAGCCCGGGCGGGTGGACGAGTTCGCCTCGGTCGGGCTGGGGGCGCACCGCAGCACCGCCGCCTGGGCGGCCGGCTGAGCCCCGGACGATCCGACGGGGTGTCAAAGCACGACGTGCCGCCGTTCGGCGTACCCGCGGTGGCTACGTCCGGACGGCGACCGCACACCGCCGGTGACCACGCCGGCCCCGCCCAGGCGCCCCGGCTCCGCACCCGCGGGCCTCCAGGGGCAACTCGACACCCTGCGCGGCCAGGCGAGGGTCCTGACCGCCGCCACCCACCCCCACCCCGCCGCCCGCTGACCCGCTGCGCCGAGCTGACCCGCCGCACCGAAGCGAAAGGTCCCACCGACGCGAACGGCCCCGCCCCCGGATCCGGGAGCGGGGCCGTGCCGTCCGGTCCCGAGGGCGGGGAGCGGCGGTCGACTAGCGGTAGTTCACGAACTGGATCGCGAAGTCCAGGTCCTTGCCCTTGAGCAGGGCCTGGACGGCCTGGAGGTCGTCGCGGCTCTTGGAGCTGACGCGCAGCTCGTCGCCCTGGACCTGGGCCTTGACGCCCTTCGGGCCCTCGTCCCGGATGATCTTCGCGACCTTCTTGGCATCCTCCGTGGTGATGCCCTCCTTGATGTTCGCGAAGATCTTGTACTCCTTGCCGGACAGCTGCGGCTCCCCGGCGTCCAGAGCCTTCAGCGACAGGCCGCGCTTGACGAACTTCGTCTGCAGCACGTCCAGGATGGCCCGCACGCGCTCCTCGCCGTTGGCCTTCATCTCGATCTTCTCGCCCGAGCGGCTGATCTCGCCGCCCACGCCCTTGAAGTCGAAGCGGGTGGCGATCTCACGGGAGGTCTGGTTGATCGCGTTGTCGACCTCCTGCCACTCGACCTTCGAGACGATGTCGAAACTGGAGTCGGCCATGGGTGTTGGTCTCCTTGATGCTCTGGCTTCACTGGCACGGCCCGCCCCACCGGGCGCCCGCCGCCCAAGCCTATCCAGCGCCACCCCGGCCCCGCCCGCGACAGTCGCGCGGCGGTTCTCGATCGTCGCGTGATCTACCGAGTGGCGGACCACCCCCGGGGATCAGGTATGGTTTACCAAGTCGAACAGGGCGAGAGCCCCGGGAGGCGAAAATCCTGGCTGGTTGCCCGAGCGGCCAAAGGGAGCAGACTGTAAATCTGTCGCGCAAGCTACGCAGGTTCGAACCCTGCACCAGCCACAGGATAGAAAACAGCCCCTGATCTGCGGAAGCGCAGATCAGGGGCTGTT from Kitasatospora cathayae includes:
- a CDS encoding ArsR/SmtB family transcription factor, producing the protein MRHAPVRVIGGQLGVDVAALKPLADPLRLAILGALKSAEDRPRTAKELAAELGEPQTKLYRHIEQLEKAGLILVAGTRLVSGTVESRYRVAQDSIRLAPEMFTTDSPARSGAYDAMLATLDRVRGDFRSQVADGRLGLRPVVGRFGHSVRPVRELRAADPPGAAGPAARPTAGDPRRAGGGSSEYCR
- a CDS encoding YajQ family cyclic di-GMP-binding protein, translated to MADSSFDIVSKVEWQEVDNAINQTSREIATRFDFKGVGGEISRSGEKIEMKANGEERVRAILDVLQTKFVKRGLSLKALDAGEPQLSGKEYKIFANIKEGITTEDAKKVAKIIRDEGPKGVKAQVQGDELRVSSKSRDDLQAVQALLKGKDLDFAIQFVNYR
- a CDS encoding phosphatase PAP2 family protein → MTKLLSPAPPPPVRAGRLRPATAPDHRTGLSRLRLLAWPAYLTGFVWFLATQGMAFANDVVFLWLIGALLTAALHSGHGPRGFLPVLRDWIPVMAVVWVYSLLRGYGAHTPWAPHWLPQLRADEVLGLGETWTVRIQHALYTPGSPHWYDYAATAVYLSHFLVVFVLLAVLWRRSHQRFRQLLACYFTLTFAGFATYLLYPADPPWLVAQQGNLPPLHRVVWETISTMGLPQADSLLENGSQFANDVAAMPSLHSAYPAMLLFLFWPTAGPRLRALLVAYPLAMAFTLVYGAEHFIVDILAGWTYAAVVVLGLRWLRDRRADRPSPSGLNAHYTPDALAAEFRRLRESVED
- a CDS encoding aminopeptidase P family protein; this translates as MARATAEATAAGLAGLVVAPGPDLTYLCGYQPTAITERLTALVLSAGRRPALIVPKLERPDAEKAVGAPAVDLLDWSDGEDPYATAGPLFDPAGRYGISDNAWAMHLLGLQSALPGTVFTSLTETLPMLRAVKDAEELARLAAAGGAADAAYRSILEVAFAGRRETDVAADLGALLIQYGHSQVDFTVVGSGPNGANPHHEAGDRIIRPGDTVVLDFGGLKDGYGSDTTRTVHVGPDAPAEVRKVHDLVRLAQQTAFEAVRPGVSCQEIDRIARRVITEGGYGEYFIHRTGHGIGITTHEPPYLVEGEERPLVPGMCFSIEPGVYLPGRFGVRIEDIVTVTANGGRRFNNTPHDLGIVA